The proteins below come from a single Paraburkholderia flagellata genomic window:
- a CDS encoding ABC transporter permease, with protein MTTVTNGAGTAREETARLKRELRVAQAKKRTMALMLIAPLAIFLLLIFVVPIAALLTRAVQNPEVAAALPHTITALRDWDRKSAPPDTAYAALAQDLTVVREGDAMGALARRLNVEIAGFRSLVAKTARAMPLADDNGKPLTLTPAQTRAKIVELDDRWSDVAYWQAIAKNSSRYSPFYLLASLDHRQDAFGRIVAADPEQQIYLDVFGRTFVISVFVTVFALLLGYPLAYWISTLSERRANLVMILVLIPFWTSILVRVAAWIVILQGEGLVNKALLGTGLISHPLTLLFNRTGVYISMTHILLPFMVLPLYSVMKSIPPTYQRAAVSLGSHPFAAFWRVYVPQTYPGVGAGVLLVFILSIGYYITPALLGGPGDQMVSYYVAYFTNVSINWGMACALGALLLAATTVLYFVYGRFTRTQLSLG; from the coding sequence ATGACGACCGTGACCAACGGTGCCGGCACGGCACGCGAAGAGACCGCGCGCCTGAAGCGCGAACTGCGCGTGGCGCAAGCGAAGAAGCGCACGATGGCGCTCATGCTGATCGCGCCGCTCGCGATCTTTTTGCTGCTGATTTTCGTGGTGCCGATCGCCGCGCTGCTCACACGCGCGGTGCAGAATCCCGAAGTGGCGGCGGCGCTGCCGCATACCATTACGGCGCTGCGCGACTGGGACCGCAAGAGCGCGCCGCCCGACACGGCCTACGCGGCGCTAGCGCAAGACCTGACCGTTGTGCGGGAAGGCGACGCGATGGGCGCACTGGCGCGCCGCCTGAACGTGGAAATCGCGGGCTTTCGCTCGCTGGTCGCGAAGACGGCGCGCGCCATGCCGCTCGCAGACGACAACGGCAAACCGCTCACGCTCACCCCCGCGCAAACGCGCGCCAAAATCGTCGAACTCGACGACCGCTGGAGCGACGTCGCTTACTGGCAGGCCATCGCCAAGAACAGTTCGCGCTATTCACCGTTCTATCTGCTCGCCTCGCTCGATCACCGGCAGGACGCGTTCGGCCGTATCGTGGCCGCCGACCCTGAGCAGCAGATCTATCTCGACGTGTTCGGCCGCACCTTCGTCATCAGCGTGTTCGTGACCGTGTTCGCGCTGCTGCTCGGCTACCCGCTCGCCTACTGGATCTCGACGCTCTCCGAGCGCCGCGCGAATCTCGTGATGATCCTCGTGCTGATTCCGTTCTGGACGTCGATTCTCGTGCGCGTGGCCGCGTGGATCGTGATTCTTCAGGGCGAGGGCCTCGTCAACAAGGCGCTGCTGGGCACGGGCCTCATCTCGCATCCATTGACGCTGCTATTCAATCGCACGGGCGTCTATATTTCGATGACGCACATCCTGCTGCCGTTCATGGTGCTGCCGCTCTACAGCGTGATGAAGTCGATTCCGCCCACGTACCAACGCGCTGCCGTGTCGCTCGGCAGCCATCCGTTCGCGGCCTTCTGGCGCGTGTACGTGCCGCAGACCTATCCTGGCGTGGGTGCGGGCGTGCTGCTCGTGTTCATTCTCTCGATTGGCTACTACATCACGCCGGCGCTGCTCGGCGGCCCCGGCGACCAGATGGTCAGCTACTACGTGGCGTACTTCACCAACGTGTCGATCAACTGGGGGATGGCCTGCGCGCTCGGCGCGCTGCTGCTCGCGGCGACCACGGTGCTCTATTTCGTCTACGGGCGCTTCACGCGCACGCAACTGAGCCTCGGCTGA
- a CDS encoding ABC transporter substrate-binding protein translates to MRVAAVAAALALSFGVANAAELTVVNFGGANGNAQKAAFNEPFQAQTGNKITAVEYNGEQAKVKAMVDAKHVDWDVVEVETGDIARGCDEGLYEKLDWAKLGNKGDFMKEAQQPCGAGFFVWSTALAYNADKLKTAPANWADFWDVKKFPGKRGMRKGARYNMEFALMADGVAPQDVYKVLSTKAGQDRAFKKLDELKPNIQWWEAGAQPPQFLVAGDVVMSTAYNGRIDAAQREGKNLKVVWTGSIYDLDYWAIPKGAPNKALAEQYIAYTLSTKPQQAYAQHIAYGPVNANAIKALDAKTLANLPNSPANGKNAIQENLTFWTDHGDELEQRFASWAAK, encoded by the coding sequence ATGCGCGTTGCAGCGGTCGCGGCCGCGCTCGCACTCTCGTTCGGCGTGGCGAATGCCGCGGAGCTGACCGTCGTGAACTTTGGCGGCGCCAATGGCAATGCGCAGAAGGCGGCGTTCAACGAGCCGTTCCAGGCGCAGACGGGCAACAAGATCACCGCTGTCGAGTACAACGGCGAGCAGGCCAAGGTGAAGGCCATGGTCGACGCGAAGCACGTGGACTGGGACGTGGTGGAAGTCGAAACCGGCGACATCGCGCGCGGCTGCGACGAAGGTCTCTACGAGAAGCTCGACTGGGCCAAGCTCGGCAACAAGGGCGACTTCATGAAAGAGGCGCAACAGCCCTGCGGAGCAGGCTTTTTCGTGTGGTCGACGGCGCTCGCCTACAACGCCGACAAGCTCAAGACCGCACCTGCGAACTGGGCCGACTTCTGGGACGTGAAGAAATTCCCGGGCAAGCGCGGCATGCGCAAGGGCGCCCGCTACAACATGGAATTCGCACTGATGGCCGACGGCGTTGCGCCGCAGGACGTCTACAAGGTGCTCTCGACGAAGGCCGGTCAGGACCGCGCTTTCAAGAAGCTCGATGAACTGAAGCCGAACATCCAGTGGTGGGAAGCCGGCGCGCAGCCGCCTCAGTTCCTCGTGGCGGGCGACGTGGTGATGTCCACGGCGTACAACGGCCGTATCGACGCCGCGCAGCGTGAGGGCAAGAACCTCAAGGTGGTGTGGACCGGCAGCATTTACGACCTCGACTACTGGGCGATCCCGAAGGGCGCGCCGAACAAGGCGCTGGCCGAGCAGTACATCGCCTACACGCTTTCGACGAAGCCGCAGCAGGCGTACGCGCAGCACATCGCGTACGGCCCGGTGAACGCGAATGCGATCAAGGCGCTTGATGCGAAGACGCTCGCCAACCTGCCGAATTCGCCGGCCAACGGCAAGAACGCCATTCAGGAAAACCTCACGTTCTGGACCGATCACGGCGACGAGCTGGAGCAGCGCTTCGCCTCGTGGGCCGCGAAGTAA